Proteins encoded together in one Mastomys coucha isolate ucsf_1 unplaced genomic scaffold, UCSF_Mcou_1 pScaffold16, whole genome shotgun sequence window:
- the LOC116092907 gene encoding LOW QUALITY PROTEIN: 60S ribosomal protein L15-like (The sequence of the model RefSeq protein was modified relative to this genomic sequence to represent the inferred CDS: inserted 1 base in 1 codon) — MGAYKYIQELWRKKQSDVMRFLLRVHCWQYRQLSALHRAPRPTRPDKARRLGYKAKQGYVIYRIRVCRGGRKRPVPKGATYGKPVHHGVNQLKFARSLQSVAEERARSHCGALRVLNSYWFGEDSTYKFFEVILIDPFHKAIRRNPDTQWITXPVHKHREMRGLTSAGRKSRGLGKGHKFPHTIGGSRRAAWRRRNTL; from the exons ATGGGTGCATACAAATACATCCAGGAGCTATGGAGGAAAAAGCAGTCCGACGTGATGCGTTTTCTTCTGAGGGTCCACTGCTGGCAATACCGCCAGCTCTCTGCACTGCACAGGGCTCCACGCCCCACCCGGCCTGATAAAGCGAGAAGACTGGGGTACAAGGCTAAGCAAGGCTATGTCATTTATAGGATTCGTGTCTGCCGTGGTGGTCGCAAACGCCCCGTTCCTAAGGGTGCAACTTATGGCAAGCCTGTCCACCATGGTGTTAACCAGCTGAAATTTGCCCGAAGCCTTCAGTCTGTTGCTGAGGAGAGAGCTAGGAGCCATTGTGGGGCTTTGAGAGTCCTGAATTCCTACTGGTTTGGTGAAGATTCCACATATAAATTTTTTGAGGTTATCCTCATTGATCCATTCCATAAAGCTATCAGAAGAAATCCTGACACCCAGTGGATTA AACCAGTCCACAAGCACAGAGAGATGCGTGGGCTGACATCTGCTGGCCGAAAGAGCCGGGGCCTTGGAAAGGGCCACAAGTTCCCCCACACTATTGGTGGTTCTCGCCGTGCAGCCTGGAGAAGGCGCAATACTCTCTAG